From Cinclus cinclus chromosome 2, bCinCin1.1, whole genome shotgun sequence, one genomic window encodes:
- the BLZF1 gene encoding golgin-45, whose product MTSLEKVDDASAPIRGPGDGMETEQTAGSVEVITGANTMSHHIHHSPRKKTASSLSPGVLQLRKIHADKSVEIEAIRILVPKTAITHVVPTKNAKVAKSVGHKGDTFHQSDGTTDPRKEQIELKDAIEKLKNSEKRLLQDKEGLSNQLRIQTEVNRELKKLLVASVGDDLQYHFERMAREKNQLILENEVLGRNMTQLSEQLERMSIQCDVWRSKFLASRVMADELTNTRAILQRQTRDAQSAIQDLLNERDQFHHEMIDTHKLLEELMVSLQWGRQQTYYPSAQPYTTTELAAVNCKLAKAVSSHLLGNVGTNSLKKTSAVEFCNTPAEKMAEMMLHVLDPAAHPETSTEVSFSETSPSSFLSTKKSIGRFHPYARYEDVTFNCCNHCQGELIAL is encoded by the exons ATGACATCTCTAGAAAAAG TTGATGATGCCTCAGCACCCATTCGAGGACCTGGAGATGGCATGGAAACAGAGCAAACAGCTGGATCAGTAGAAGTAATCACTGGAGCCAACACTATGAGCCATCACATCCACCACAGCCCCCGTAAAAAGACAGCCTCTTCTCTGAGTCCTGGAGTTCTGCAGCTCAGGAAAATACATGCAGATAAATCAGTGGAGATTGAAGCTATTAGAATATTAGTCCCCAAAACAGCCATCACCCATGTTGTTCCAACTAAAAATGCTAAAGTAGCTAAATCTGTGGGACATAAAGGAGACACATTCCATCAGTCAGACGGAACCACAGATCCCAGGAAAGAACAGATAGAGCTGAAAGATGCAATTGAAAAGCTAAAGAATTCAGAAAAGCGGTTGTTACAAGATAAAGAAGGTCTCTCTAATCAGCTGCGTATACAGACAGAG GTCAATCGGGAGTTGAAGAAATTACTTGTTGCTTCTGTTGGGGATGATCTGCAGTATCACTTTGAACGGATGGCTCGTGAGAAGAATCAGCTCATCCTAGAAAACGAAGTCCTGGGACGAAATATGACTCAGTTGTCTGAACAACTGGAGCGCATGTCTATACAATGTGATGTGTGGAGAAGCAAATTCCTAGCAAGCAG GGTAATGGCTGATGAGCTGACCAATACCAGAGCAATTCTTCAGCGCCAAACCAGGGATGCACAAAGTGCAATCCAGGACTTGCTGAATGAACGTGATCAGTTCCATCATGAGATGATTGATACACATAA GCTACTGGAAGAACTCATGGTCTCTCTTCAGTGGGGTAGACAACAGACATACTATCCTAGTGCCCAGCCTTACACTACAACAGAGCTAGCAGCTGTGAATTGTAAGCTAGCCAAAGCTGTAAGCTCACATCTTCTAGGAAATGTTGGCACTAACAGTCTGAAAAAGACTTCAGCTGTGGAGTTTTGCAATACCCCTGCTGAGAAGATGGCTGAAATG ATGCTACATGTACTGGATCCAGCTGCACATCCAGAAACATCAAcagaagtttctttttctgagaCTTCTccatcttctttcctttccacaAAGAAAAGTATTGGAAGGTTTCACCCATATGCAAGATACGAAGATGTCACCTTCAATTGTTGCAATCACTGTCAAGGAGAGCTAATAGCCCTTTAA